One Brassica napus cultivar Da-Ae chromosome C2, Da-Ae, whole genome shotgun sequence DNA window includes the following coding sequences:
- the LOC106378429 gene encoding uncharacterized protein LOC106378429: MVADILSRESKEWNKAHIDNLFPELASHILSLRPSILGAKDTFTWPLHKTSNYTVKSGYYSTQTAKHQSANLLSTSGTPWNWKKFIWSQDLLPKLKYFLWKAATNSLRTGENLRKRVLVADTACSRCGEPETLDHILFHCDFAKDVWKAGPWIDVVSTGNSSTFKTLIQEARKWTNLPPHGITGNAFPWFVWSIWTARNLWVFEKRKTTPLETSVKAITSQKEWEQAQSNRPKTTTNRDLTPSLQLSLTNESTIFCNTDATWRSDQQAAGLGWIFTDRHTQVLHQGSIGQRNVPSAYMVEALAIREALIQASSYNYTDICLRTDSQELARAITMRRRSTELFRILSDIDSLVFSPSSPFRSCAVAFTPRARNGPADSLAKACLVSFLGLRP, encoded by the coding sequence ATGGTTGCAGATATACTCTCCAGAGAGAGTAAAGAGTGGAACAAAGCTCACATCGATAATCTATTCCCTGAGCTGGCCTCACATATTTTATCACTCCGGCCTAGCATCCTAGGTGCAAAAGACACGTTTACATGGCCGCTGCATAAGACAAGTAACTACACTGTGAAATCAGGATATTACTCAACTCAAACTGCAAAGCACCAATCAGCAAACTTACTCTCAACATCTGGAACACCATGGAACTGGAAGAAGTTCATCTGGTCACAAGACCTCCTTCCGAAGCTCAAGTATTTCCTCTGGAAGGCAGCCACAAATTCTTTACGGACAGGAGAGAATCTACGGAAAAGAGTCCTCGTTGCTGACACAGCCTGCTCCAGATGCGGAGAGCCAGAAACATTAGACCACATCCTATTTCACTGCGATTTTGCAAAGGATGTATGGAAGGCGGGACCTTGGATAGATGTTGTCTCTACGGGTAACAGCTCCACCTTCAAAACACTGATCCAAGAAGCCCGTAAATGGACGAACCTCCCTCCCCATGGAATCACAGGTAACGCCTTTCCCTGGTTCGTTTGGTCGATTTGGACTGCTAGAAACCTCTGGGTCTTCGAGAAACGAAAGACCACACCACTAGAAACATCAGTTAAGGCGATCACCTCACAGAAAGAATGGGAACAGGCACAATCCAATAGACCCAAGACGACGACGAATCGTGATCTGACCCCTTCACTGCAGCTATCTCTCACCAACGAATCCACCATCTTCTGTAATACCGATGCAACTTGGAGATCCGATCAGCAAGCTGCAGGACTCGGCTGGATCTTCACAGATCGCCACACACAGGTGCTTCACCAAGGCTCTATCGGGCAGAGAAATGTCCCCTCCGCCTATATGGTTGAGGCGTTGGCCATCAGAGAAGCCCTAATCCAAGCCTCATCTTACAACTACACAGACATCTGTCTCCGTACAGACTCACAAGAGCTCGCCAGAGCTATCACCATGAGAAGACGATCGACGGAACTCTTCAGAATTCTCTCGGACATCGACTCTTTGGTCTTCTCCCCTTCCTCCCCCTTCCGATCATGCGCTGTCGCTTTTACTCCAAGAGCCAGAAATGGGCCGGCGGACTCCTTAGCTAAAGCCtgtcttgtttcttttttggGCCTGAGGCCATAA